The proteins below come from a single Chryseobacterium nepalense genomic window:
- a CDS encoding Crp/Fnr family transcriptional regulator yields MLIEEQLLLSYGAEIEDLDSSYVIFEEGSTPKFYYQIIKGRIKLNHYDEDGKELILAILSKGLSVCELLLFIDEKYPVNAITFEETSVLKLPKSDFIRLLDENVQISRDINKFLSERLYFKYIMLENNTSLRPDVRIKGALNYQKSFSDNQEQFSFEVPLTRKDIASITALRVETVIRTIKKLEKEGFLKIINRKIFI; encoded by the coding sequence ATGTTAATTGAAGAACAACTCTTACTGTCTTACGGCGCAGAAATTGAAGACCTCGATTCTTCGTATGTCATTTTCGAGGAAGGCAGCACTCCGAAATTTTATTACCAGATCATAAAAGGCAGAATAAAACTCAATCACTACGATGAAGACGGAAAAGAGCTTATTCTTGCGATCCTAAGTAAAGGACTGAGCGTGTGTGAGCTTCTTTTATTTATTGATGAGAAATATCCCGTTAACGCCATTACTTTCGAAGAAACCAGTGTACTGAAACTTCCGAAAAGTGATTTTATCAGACTGCTGGATGAAAATGTCCAGATTTCCAGGGATATCAATAAATTTTTATCCGAACGCCTTTATTTCAAATATATCATGCTGGAAAACAATACTTCCTTAAGGCCTGATGTCCGCATAAAAGGAGCCCTTAATTATCAGAAAAGTTTCAGTGATAATCAGGAGCAATTTTCATTTGAAGTTCCGCTTACAAGAAAAGATATCGCATCCATAACCGCTTTACGGGTCGAAACGGTAATTCGCACCATTAAGAAACTCGAAAAAGAAGGTTTTTTGAAAATTATTAACAGAAAAATATTTATTTAA
- a CDS encoding DMT family transporter: MNWIILIIAGLFEVAFASCLGKVKETSGTTMYLWFGGFLISLTISMLLLIKATQTLPIGTAYAVWTGIGAVGTVLMGIFFFKDPVSFWRIFFIVTLIGSVVGLKAVSSH; this comes from the coding sequence ATGAATTGGATCATCTTAATTATTGCAGGATTATTTGAAGTTGCTTTTGCGTCATGTCTGGGAAAGGTAAAAGAAACAAGCGGAACCACTATGTACCTTTGGTTCGGGGGTTTTCTGATCTCTCTTACCATAAGTATGCTGCTGCTCATTAAGGCTACCCAAACCCTTCCTATCGGAACGGCATATGCCGTGTGGACAGGTATTGGCGCAGTGGGAACGGTATTAATGGGAATTTTCTTTTTTAAAGACCCGGTAAGCTTCTGGAGAATCTTTTTTATTGTAACACTAATCGGTTCTGTTGTAGGTCTTAAAGCAGTTTCTTCTCATTAA